A genome region from Methanococcoides burtonii DSM 6242 includes the following:
- a CDS encoding DUF169 domain-containing protein — protein sequence MDYTKMSETLIETLKLKGKPVAISLLKREIDIPEDLQKIEIPRRYCQMLQDARFNDTVTFATMGEHACKGGAAAIGLQDYPDKIKSGELYFDKLGKEISLSVAKRVVDNMPRPAPGSTVATIVAPLDNTPTRPDVIIVIGNTLVARRIAHSVIYRRGGRMTANFAGIQSTCADATGSPYITGEVNISIGCDGAAKNAGLKDDEMVIGIPEEQLEDITNILKMKAGVWNDWMRS from the coding sequence ATGGATTATACAAAAATGAGTGAGACGCTGATTGAAACACTAAAGCTTAAAGGAAAACCAGTAGCAATATCATTATTAAAAAGGGAAATCGATATTCCTGAAGACTTACAAAAGATAGAGATCCCAAGAAGATATTGCCAGATGCTTCAGGATGCCAGGTTCAATGATACGGTCACTTTTGCTACCATGGGTGAGCATGCCTGCAAAGGTGGTGCTGCAGCTATAGGATTACAGGACTATCCTGACAAGATCAAAAGTGGGGAATTATATTTCGATAAACTTGGAAAGGAAATATCCCTGAGTGTTGCTAAGCGTGTTGTAGACAACATGCCAAGACCTGCTCCCGGATCAACCGTTGCAACGATCGTTGCTCCCCTGGACAACACACCAACAAGACCTGATGTTATTATCGTGATCGGAAACACCCTTGTAGCCAGAAGGATCGCACATTCTGTGATCTATAGACGTGGTGGTCGTATGACTGCAAACTTTGCAGGTATCCAGTCCACATGTGCCGATGCTACCGGTTCACCATACATCACCGGAGAAGTTAACATCTCTATTGGTTGTGATGGCGCTGCCAAGAATGCAGGACTCAAGGACGATGAAATGGTTATCGGTATTCCGGAAGAACAGCTTGAGGACATTACTAATATCCTGAAAATGAAAGCAGGAGTCTGGAATGACTGGATGAGATCATAA
- a CDS encoding Mov34/MPN/PAD-1 family protein translates to MNIKGIASDTLDFILKVSESTSPNEFAGLLQEKDGIITEVLILPGTESSEINAVIKLFMMPNVSSVGSVHSHPGPNIRPSNADLRLFGKTGNCHIIVGQPYDESNWQCYNADGEPIELPVLDVKIEDEFDDEDLL, encoded by the coding sequence ATGAATATAAAAGGGATTGCTTCTGATACACTGGATTTTATTCTCAAAGTAAGCGAATCCACCTCCCCTAATGAATTTGCTGGTCTGTTACAGGAAAAGGATGGCATTATAACAGAAGTTCTCATACTCCCCGGAACCGAATCAAGTGAGATCAATGCTGTTATAAAGCTCTTTATGATGCCTAATGTTTCATCTGTCGGCTCGGTTCACAGTCATCCGGGACCGAATATAAGGCCATCAAATGCAGACCTGAGACTATTTGGCAAAACCGGAAATTGTCACATAATCGTTGGCCAGCCATACGATGAGAGCAACTGGCAGTGCTACAATGCAGATGGAGAACCTATAGAACTTCCAGTGCTGGACGTTAAAATCGAAGACGAATTTGATGATGAAGATCTTTTATGA
- a CDS encoding ISNCY-like element ISMbu2 family transposase, which produces MVMTPNITSTFASHIDSIQLKLTDCFSGITTFEKAIISHFSSTGKRNIRNEKELVLHADNHFDLLHPQCPVCGSNKINKQEYYTRKLKLAEFGSQIIHVRRYYCKKCSKRFTTPLDPIVKKGHQYARTYEQYIEDSYETGYCSFRHLQKIFSSLYDCSPSHQTIYNWIRKSNKEVTSEATKEYSGYYCYDEQYLKLNGRRFYRLSLIDSIFNKPVEEMIVTNLEYDTVKDFIEKATSNRLIYAISTDHRIKYKSIMDKLEIKHQLCIFYLYKLIGNDVFKKLKSKFVSYREKINMCLTFTEIKEIFRTYDVSIAINRLQNLIDGIKKIPYALYRSIDKITRDFNRLTLFMVDGFVSKTTNPIENYYRQTLPNQLKRIFKTPE; this is translated from the coding sequence ATGGTTATGACACCTAATATAACATCCACTTTCGCATCCCACATTGACTCAATACAACTTAAATTAACTGATTGTTTTTCAGGCATTACAACTTTTGAAAAAGCAATCATATCCCATTTTAGTTCAACTGGAAAAAGGAACATTCGAAATGAGAAGGAACTTGTTTTGCATGCTGACAACCATTTTGATCTTTTACATCCTCAGTGCCCCGTATGTGGTTCCAATAAAATAAATAAACAAGAGTATTATACGCGTAAGTTAAAGTTAGCAGAATTTGGAAGTCAAATAATCCACGTACGAAGGTATTATTGCAAAAAATGCTCTAAAAGATTTACAACACCTCTTGACCCAATTGTCAAAAAAGGTCATCAATATGCCAGAACATATGAACAGTATATTGAAGACAGTTATGAAACAGGATATTGTTCATTTAGACATTTACAAAAAATATTCAGTTCACTTTATGATTGCTCCCCATCCCATCAAACCATCTATAACTGGATAAGGAAATCAAACAAAGAAGTGACTTCAGAAGCTACAAAAGAATACTCGGGTTATTATTGCTATGATGAACAATATTTAAAATTGAATGGAAGACGATTTTATAGGCTCAGTTTGATTGATTCAATATTCAATAAACCAGTTGAAGAAATGATCGTTACTAATCTTGAATATGATACAGTAAAGGATTTTATTGAAAAAGCAACATCAAACAGACTAATTTATGCAATATCTACTGATCATCGGATAAAGTACAAATCGATAATGGATAAACTTGAGATAAAACATCAACTTTGCATATTTTATTTGTATAAATTGATTGGAAACGATGTATTCAAAAAGTTAAAATCAAAATTTGTTAGTTACCGTGAAAAGATAAACATGTGTTTAACATTTACAGAAATAAAAGAGATATTTAGAACATATGATGTAAGTATCGCAATCAATAGGCTTCAAAATTTAATAGACGGTATTAAGAAAATTCCATATGCTCTTTATAGATCAATAGACAAAATCACTAGAGATTTTAATAGATTGACTTTGTTTATGGTAGATGGATTTGTTTCTAAAACAACAAATCCAATCGAAAATTATTACAGACAAACATTACCTAATCAGCTAAAAAGAATATTTAAAACACCCGAATGA
- a CDS encoding TIGR00297 family protein, translated as MNLIPDFIKRNDPCAHGQLILSMIFMFTFFAFPFVGVNVLIIIFMVILISLRYLESRPHLLKRLDPMLRTRSTQAFVASILILFLVSFVLDSFACNYPIFVIGQVVAISTIGLGSATLVRCHKGSSYASLMNSDYPEREFIKDETRINFIPSSITMLIIGILFASIAGLWIVYWQGANISYNMIFFVAVIGSITAGLFESIPSKIDKNISIPLGSGMAMWLFFSFGYSIPTNQILFALLFSMFLGYLAYCAKIADISASLSATLIGVLIIAFSNIYWFILLLTFFILGGMFTKYKYKLKESMGIAEGKDGVRTYENVFSNSTAALILAIAYGIYPQYGELIIFAYLGTVATAAGDTLASEIGTTAQQQPRMITSLKPVKTGVDGGVTLLGELSSIGGSAIIAIFAIMFAMVDSLYAALVITVAGGFLGTNIDSLLGATLQNRGLLTNSGVNFVATFAGAIISAGLYLLLF; from the coding sequence ATGAACTTGATACCGGATTTTATCAAACGGAACGATCCATGTGCACACGGACAGTTGATACTGTCTATGATCTTCATGTTCACGTTTTTTGCATTCCCTTTCGTTGGCGTGAATGTTTTGATAATCATATTTATGGTCATACTTATTTCACTCAGGTATCTTGAAAGCAGACCACATTTATTAAAAAGACTCGATCCGATGCTCAGAACGAGATCAACACAGGCATTTGTTGCTTCGATCTTGATACTGTTCCTGGTGAGTTTTGTGCTTGACTCCTTTGCCTGTAACTATCCAATATTCGTTATAGGACAGGTTGTTGCCATCTCAACAATAGGGCTAGGTTCTGCAACGTTGGTTCGTTGTCATAAGGGATCATCATATGCGTCTCTTATGAACAGTGATTATCCTGAAAGGGAATTCATAAAAGATGAGACGAGGATAAATTTTATACCCTCAAGTATCACGATGTTAATAATTGGAATTCTCTTTGCATCAATTGCCGGTCTTTGGATAGTCTACTGGCAGGGTGCGAACATATCCTATAATATGATATTTTTCGTAGCAGTGATAGGTTCAATAACTGCCGGATTGTTCGAATCGATCCCTTCAAAGATAGATAAGAACATATCCATTCCACTTGGTTCAGGTATGGCAATGTGGTTGTTCTTCTCATTTGGATATTCGATCCCAACGAACCAAATACTGTTCGCACTTCTCTTTTCGATGTTCCTTGGTTATCTTGCATATTGTGCAAAGATAGCTGACATCTCTGCTTCCCTTAGTGCAACTCTTATCGGTGTACTGATAATCGCATTTAGTAACATCTACTGGTTCATACTTCTTCTGACATTTTTTATTCTTGGTGGCATGTTCACCAAATATAAGTACAAGCTCAAGGAATCGATGGGCATCGCAGAAGGAAAGGATGGGGTTCGAACATACGAAAATGTGTTCAGTAACAGCACAGCTGCCCTTATACTTGCTATTGCGTATGGTATCTATCCTCAGTATGGTGAACTGATAATCTTTGCATATCTTGGCACGGTAGCAACAGCTGCTGGTGATACTCTTGCAAGTGAGATCGGTACGACTGCACAACAACAGCCAAGGATGATAACAAGTCTGAAACCCGTGAAAACTGGAGTCGATGGCGGGGTGACATTACTTGGTGAGCTCTCATCGATTGGCGGGTCGGCAATAATTGCAATTTTTGCAATCATGTTCGCAATGGTCGATAGTCTTTATGCAGCCTTGGTCATAACGGTTGCCGGAGGTTTTTTAGGTACGAACATCGACAGTCTTCTTGGTGCGACACTGCAGAATAGGGGATTATTGACCAATAGTGGTGTAAATTTTGTTGCTACCTTTGCAGGTGCAATTATTTCTGCAGGATTGTACCTGTTATTATTCTAA
- a CDS encoding NAD-dependent protein deacylase, whose amino-acid sequence MKALFSLLENSEYCVVLTGAGVSTFSGIPDFRGRSGVYNKFDADLIFSIDHFNKDPAYFYAHSKSFIYDLEHRQPSIVHSVLSKLEEKGIIKAIITQNIDMLHQKAGSKNVIEVHGSPQEHVCLACGKKYSYEYIAELLKAEGFPLCNECGGLVKPDIVFYGEMLRQDTIEKAIQESSKADLMLVLGSTLVVQPAASLPLYTIENGGELVIVNDMKTPLDGYAKRLYDDLGDVFISVAEYFDIDP is encoded by the coding sequence ATGAAAGCGCTATTTAGCCTTCTGGAAAACTCAGAGTATTGTGTTGTTCTTACAGGTGCAGGTGTATCAACATTTTCAGGCATACCCGATTTTCGGGGAAGGTCCGGGGTATACAATAAATTTGATGCAGACCTTATTTTTTCGATAGATCACTTCAACAAAGATCCGGCATATTTTTATGCTCATTCAAAGAGTTTCATCTACGACCTTGAACACAGGCAACCAAGTATCGTGCATAGTGTGCTCTCTAAACTTGAAGAGAAAGGGATAATAAAAGCAATCATAACCCAAAATATTGACATGTTGCATCAGAAGGCAGGTTCAAAAAATGTTATTGAAGTACATGGTTCTCCACAAGAACATGTCTGCCTTGCTTGTGGTAAGAAATATTCTTATGAATATATTGCAGAGTTGCTTAAGGCAGAAGGGTTTCCTCTCTGCAATGAATGTGGAGGACTGGTAAAACCTGACATCGTTTTTTATGGTGAAATGCTGAGGCAGGACACAATTGAAAAAGCTATACAGGAAAGTTCAAAGGCTGATCTCATGTTGGTCCTTGGATCAACTCTGGTGGTCCAGCCAGCTGCCAGCTTACCCCTTTATACGATCGAAAATGGTGGGGAACTTGTTATTGTGAATGATATGAAAACACCCCTTGACGGATATGCAAAAAGGCTATATGATGACCTTGGAGATGTGTTTATCTCCGTTGCAGAATATTTTGATATTGACCCTTGA
- a CDS encoding diaminopimelate decarboxylase — protein sequence MVSKTLPFTKEQILEIKKQFPTPFHIYDEKAIRTNARKLKDAFSIVEGFQEFFAVKALPNPYILKILKSEGFGADCSSLPELLLAEKTGIVGENIMFSSNDTPAEEFVKAKELGAIINLDDISHIEFLEKEAELPELVCFRFNPGPLKEGNAIIGNPEEAKYGFTKKQLFEGYRMLKEKGVKRFGLHTMVASNELEPSYFVETAKLLFEVIVEISNELDIRFDFVNLGGGIGIPYRLDQEAVPYDVIAEGVRDEYEKSIKANGLDPLKIYLECGRTITGPYGYLVTEVRHLKHIYKDYVGTDACMANLMRPGLYGAYHHITVLGKENKPEDHLYDVTGSLCENNDKFAIDRMLPEVERGDILAIHDSGAHGHAMGFNYNGKLRSAELLLREDSSVVQIRRAETIEDHFVTLDLDGLVDFS from the coding sequence ATGGTATCAAAAACACTTCCATTCACAAAAGAACAGATACTGGAAATAAAGAAGCAGTTTCCAACCCCATTCCATATCTACGATGAAAAGGCCATCCGAACCAATGCAAGAAAACTCAAAGATGCGTTCAGTATAGTAGAAGGCTTTCAGGAATTCTTTGCAGTCAAAGCACTGCCAAATCCATACATTCTTAAAATACTAAAAAGTGAAGGCTTTGGTGCTGATTGCAGTTCGCTTCCTGAACTTCTGCTTGCAGAAAAGACAGGTATTGTTGGCGAGAATATCATGTTCAGTTCTAACGACACTCCTGCAGAGGAATTTGTAAAAGCTAAAGAACTTGGTGCAATCATTAATCTTGATGATATCAGTCATATCGAATTCCTTGAGAAAGAAGCAGAACTTCCCGAGCTTGTTTGTTTCAGGTTCAATCCCGGACCATTGAAAGAAGGTAATGCCATCATTGGAAATCCAGAAGAGGCAAAGTATGGATTTACAAAAAAGCAGCTTTTTGAAGGTTACAGGATGCTAAAGGAAAAAGGTGTCAAGCGTTTTGGCCTTCACACAATGGTAGCATCGAACGAACTCGAACCATCATACTTTGTTGAGACAGCAAAACTGCTCTTTGAAGTTATAGTTGAGATATCAAATGAGCTTGATATTCGATTCGATTTCGTCAATCTTGGCGGTGGAATCGGCATCCCTTACAGACTCGATCAGGAAGCGGTTCCTTATGATGTCATTGCAGAAGGTGTCCGTGACGAATATGAGAAGAGCATCAAGGCAAACGGTCTCGACCCATTGAAAATTTACCTTGAATGTGGCAGGACGATCACAGGACCATATGGATATCTTGTCACTGAAGTAAGACACCTTAAGCATATCTATAAAGATTATGTCGGTACCGATGCATGCATGGCAAATCTCATGAGACCAGGACTTTACGGTGCTTATCACCATATAACCGTTCTTGGAAAGGAGAACAAGCCGGAAGACCATCTGTATGATGTTACAGGTTCACTCTGTGAGAACAACGATAAGTTCGCAATTGATAGAATGCTCCCTGAAGTAGAACGTGGCGATATTCTTGCGATCCATGATTCCGGTGCCCATGGCCATGCAATGGGATTCAACTACAATGGGAAACTCCGTTCTGCTGAATTACTGTTAAGGGAAGACAGCAGCGTTGTCCAGATCCGAAGAGCAGAAACAATTGAAGATCACTTTGTAACTCTTGACCTTGATGGTCTTGTGGATTTCAGCTGA
- a CDS encoding tetratricopeptide repeat protein — protein sequence MGYDARSFNEEGVALMLNGTYDKAIEKYDLALVSDPNYRIALENKAAAQYLYGDYDEAIATYDHILKLQPGSPLIFTKKGMVLAKKGDYENAIKTYDKALMSISKYILGNTLNDTSELNGSTSTAYIIEELGVDESMILYHKAKSLEGLGRNEEAIQLYEKFLEIQLEHSMTLYEKGLDHARDGKSERAIELYDEALQIDPDNRTIWYSKGQAFDSLGLYEEAIESYNKAIEFDSTDVKVWWNKALDYDKLDKKEDAIISYREVLVLDLYNAEAWFNLGVALEGTGNYFEAINSFEQVLLLDPDNIDAWHKKGLVLNKIGRFDEALVSYDSALKINPDNIAKIYTSNPAIASLNTSQFSECYAAIPSFNSDSAKIWYDKGTLYLGLSDYEEAVLSFEKVLELDSKHAVVWYKKALALDKLGNYNEAIICYTEALRRDPSCPNVWYLKGYDLDTTGRYKEAVSCYRKTVELDPQFTLAWYALGLDLAHMDEHSEAIAAYDQVIEQNSDFSDAYYRKGRTLDKLGLYQDAIESYRVAISLDSSNSAASFQMEADISRVERLNHSSAIPSQNIGPIFDIFEIIKGMTGISDYNAAIMEQNNVDLIGVVPDGYDAWVAKGGSLFVKGSYENALLSYNKAIMIKPNSSVTWYMRGQTYEMLGDRSSAINNYEKAVDLDSSYKDAWFALAQNVYKSSNYYYAIQAYDGLLNLDPENKTALLQKGQAYDKIGIYRSSLASYNKLLKVDTDNTEAWYLRGLASYNLGNLEDAVYSYDKVLSSDPQNIDVLLAQSLVLEDLGLFEDSINNYDKVLEMKVDDPSVLMKKGNVYEKLGLYKDANDCYDIVLINEPANSLALSRKGFNLYMLGDYIGAMDQYDLVIAKNPYDAAAWYNKGNVAYLTSSYAGSTQFYLKAVELQPKSITAWYNLGYIANIRGDVDTAITYYEKALAIDPNAASALYNKRFAHYRVGQSVSAETERKKLDVIDPEFIVALDDRGTKFFTPDEYDPAIVYELPSRWYDGEDMPGTTSVKE from the coding sequence ATGGGATATGATGCCAGGTCCTTCAATGAAGAAGGAGTAGCTCTGATGCTGAATGGGACTTATGATAAGGCTATTGAGAAATACGATCTAGCACTTGTTTCTGACCCAAATTACCGAATTGCTCTTGAAAATAAGGCAGCAGCTCAATATCTTTATGGCGATTATGATGAGGCGATTGCCACTTACGATCATATTCTAAAGTTGCAACCCGGATCCCCGTTGATCTTTACTAAAAAGGGTATGGTATTGGCAAAAAAAGGTGATTATGAGAATGCTATCAAAACATATGATAAAGCCCTTATGTCCATTTCAAAATATATTTTAGGCAACACTCTGAATGATACAAGTGAATTGAATGGATCAACTTCTACAGCTTACATTATAGAAGAGCTTGGAGTTGACGAATCAATGATACTTTATCATAAAGCCAAGTCACTTGAAGGACTTGGAAGGAATGAGGAAGCAATTCAACTTTATGAAAAATTTCTTGAGATACAACTTGAGCATTCAATGACTCTTTATGAAAAAGGTCTTGATCATGCAAGGGACGGTAAGTCAGAAAGAGCCATTGAACTATATGATGAAGCACTACAGATAGACCCTGATAATAGAACTATTTGGTATTCAAAGGGGCAGGCATTTGATAGTCTTGGCCTCTACGAAGAAGCTATCGAGTCCTACAACAAAGCGATAGAGTTCGATTCCACTGATGTGAAAGTATGGTGGAACAAAGCACTTGACTATGACAAGCTCGATAAAAAGGAAGATGCGATCATCTCTTATAGGGAAGTACTTGTTCTTGATCTTTACAATGCAGAAGCATGGTTTAACCTCGGGGTTGCGCTTGAAGGTACTGGTAATTATTTCGAGGCAATAAACAGTTTTGAGCAGGTTCTATTGCTTGATCCCGATAATATTGATGCATGGCACAAAAAGGGACTTGTTCTCAATAAAATCGGGCGGTTCGATGAAGCACTGGTTAGTTATGATAGTGCACTGAAGATAAATCCGGATAACATTGCTAAAATATATACGTCCAATCCAGCAATAGCAAGTTTGAACACCAGTCAGTTTTCGGAGTGTTATGCGGCAATTCCTTCATTTAACAGTGATTCTGCAAAGATATGGTATGACAAAGGTACTCTGTATCTTGGATTAAGTGACTATGAAGAAGCGGTCCTTAGTTTTGAAAAGGTTCTTGAACTGGATTCAAAGCACGCTGTTGTATGGTATAAAAAAGCTCTTGCACTTGATAAATTAGGAAATTATAATGAAGCCATTATATGCTATACAGAAGCATTGAGGAGAGATCCATCTTGTCCAAATGTATGGTATCTGAAAGGTTATGACCTTGATACTACTGGAAGATATAAAGAAGCTGTTTCATGTTACAGGAAAACTGTAGAACTTGATCCTCAGTTCACTCTTGCATGGTATGCACTTGGTTTGGACCTTGCTCATATGGATGAGCACAGTGAAGCCATTGCTGCATATGATCAGGTCATTGAACAAAACTCTGATTTTTCAGATGCTTATTATAGAAAAGGAAGGACCCTTGATAAACTTGGTCTGTACCAAGATGCGATCGAAAGTTACAGAGTTGCTATATCATTGGATAGTTCCAACTCCGCTGCAAGTTTCCAGATGGAAGCAGATATCAGCAGAGTAGAACGATTAAATCATTCATCTGCCATCCCCTCACAGAACATAGGTCCGATTTTTGATATTTTCGAGATCATTAAAGGTATGACGGGTATTAGCGATTACAATGCAGCTATAATGGAACAGAATAATGTCGATCTTATCGGTGTTGTTCCAGATGGATATGATGCGTGGGTTGCAAAAGGTGGCTCATTGTTTGTAAAGGGGAGCTATGAGAATGCTCTGCTATCATATAATAAAGCTATAATGATCAAACCAAACTCCAGTGTTACCTGGTACATGAGAGGGCAAACATATGAAATGCTTGGGGATAGGTCTAGTGCAATAAACAACTATGAAAAGGCCGTTGATCTCGATAGCAGCTACAAGGATGCATGGTTCGCTCTTGCACAGAACGTCTACAAGTCAAGTAATTATTATTATGCGATCCAGGCGTATGATGGCCTTTTGAATCTCGATCCGGAAAACAAGACTGCATTGCTCCAGAAAGGTCAAGCTTATGATAAGATCGGTATTTATAGAAGCTCACTTGCTTCTTATAATAAACTTTTAAAGGTTGATACAGATAATACAGAAGCATGGTATCTTAGGGGTTTGGCTTCTTACAATCTCGGAAATTTAGAAGATGCCGTATATTCCTATGACAAGGTCCTTAGCTCAGATCCACAGAACATTGATGTTTTACTTGCGCAGTCTCTTGTACTTGAAGATCTTGGACTGTTTGAAGATTCGATCAACAACTACGATAAAGTATTGGAGATGAAAGTAGATGATCCATCGGTGCTTATGAAGAAAGGCAATGTTTACGAAAAGCTTGGGCTTTACAAGGATGCGAACGATTGTTACGATATTGTTCTGATAAATGAACCAGCGAACAGTCTTGCATTGAGCAGGAAAGGTTTCAATCTGTACATGCTGGGTGATTATATCGGTGCAATGGACCAATACGACTTGGTCATTGCCAAAAATCCATATGATGCTGCAGCATGGTATAATAAGGGAAATGTGGCATATCTGACAAGTAGCTATGCAGGTTCAACACAGTTCTACCTCAAAGCTGTTGAATTGCAACCAAAAAGTATTACTGCATGGTATAATCTCGGATATATTGCTAATATACGCGGAGATGTGGACACTGCGATCACATACTACGAAAAGGCTCTTGCGATCGATCCAAATGCAGCTTCTGCACTGTATAACAAAAGGTTTGCACACTATAGGGTAGGACAATCGGTTTCCGCAGAAACTGAACGTAAGAAACTAGATGTGATCGATCCTGAATTTATAGTAGCGCTTGATGACAGGGGAACAAAGTTCTTTACACCGGATGAATATGATCCAGCAATTGTTTATGAGCTACCAAGCAGATGGTATGATGGTGAAGACATGCCGGGAACAACTTCAGTAAAGGAATGA
- a CDS encoding carboxymuconolactone decarboxylase family protein, whose protein sequence is MTFLDDKMPEAAKAFGDLRSAIFRANALDIKTKELIAVASAVLMRCEKCVKIHSERAKQNGATEEEIAESIAIATFIAAGSQLHWTNAYDEILDGTDE, encoded by the coding sequence ATGACATTTTTAGATGATAAAATGCCCGAAGCTGCAAAAGCTTTTGGAGACTTGCGATCTGCTATATTCAGGGCAAATGCGCTTGATATAAAAACAAAAGAACTTATTGCGGTCGCATCGGCAGTACTTATGCGCTGCGAAAAATGTGTTAAGATACATTCTGAAAGGGCAAAACAGAACGGTGCAACTGAAGAAGAAATAGCTGAATCTATCGCCATTGCAACGTTCATAGCAGCAGGGTCACAATTGCACTGGACAAATGCATATGACGAAATACTTGATGGCACTGATGAGTGA
- a CDS encoding winged helix-turn-helix domain-containing protein, whose translation MKPFQKRSRLEIIRDILKVIRESNNSISPTKLQRFSNLSFQMFEEYVKDLEKKGLIEAKPYKEKRKIYSLTDKGRTFLDKYQDFVNFLADFGL comes from the coding sequence ATGAAACCTTTCCAGAAAAGAAGCCGTCTGGAGATTATAAGGGATATTCTTAAAGTTATACGCGAATCTAATAATTCGATTAGTCCAACAAAACTTCAAAGGTTCTCTAATCTTTCTTTCCAGATGTTCGAAGAATATGTGAAAGATCTTGAAAAAAAGGGACTTATTGAAGCTAAGCCTTACAAGGAAAAAAGGAAGATATATTCACTTACAGACAAGGGGAGAACTTTTCTGGATAAATATCAGGATTTCGTAAATTTTCTCGCAGACTTTGGTCTCTGA
- a CDS encoding ABC transporter ATP-binding protein produces MTETLIEFRDVWKIYQMGEVQVDALKNVCIEIEHGEFTAIIGPSGSGKSTMMNLVGCLDVPSKGDIFLKSRNIADMTESDLSTLRGKTIGFVFQQYNLIPGMTALENVLLPLEIQEVEDDIALEKATEALELVGLSDKLSNRPSQLSGGQQQRVSIARSLACDPELILADEPTGALDSKTGRDVMGILYRLWKEKGKTIVMVTHDMDLAQYAARHIVLKDGMVVRDEINDNSSKNEDQNNNIPKKESLV; encoded by the coding sequence ATGACAGAAACGCTGATCGAATTTCGTGATGTCTGGAAGATATACCAAATGGGTGAAGTACAGGTAGATGCCCTGAAAAACGTTTGTATCGAGATAGAACACGGTGAGTTCACTGCCATTATCGGACCTTCCGGCAGCGGTAAATCCACAATGATGAACCTTGTAGGATGCCTTGATGTTCCTTCAAAAGGTGATATTTTCTTAAAGTCCAGAAATATAGCAGACATGACCGAGTCTGATCTTTCTACTCTCAGGGGCAAAACCATCGGTTTTGTTTTCCAGCAGTACAACCTTATTCCCGGAATGACAGCTCTTGAGAATGTCCTCCTGCCATTAGAGATACAGGAAGTTGAAGATGACATTGCTCTGGAAAAAGCAACAGAAGCCCTTGAACTTGTAGGTTTGTCTGATAAACTGAGCAACAGGCCAAGCCAGCTTTCGGGCGGTCAGCAACAACGTGTTTCAATTGCACGTTCATTGGCCTGTGATCCCGAACTTATTCTTGCGGATGAACCCACTGGCGCTCTGGATAGTAAGACCGGGCGTGATGTCATGGGAATACTCTATCGTTTATGGAAAGAGAAAGGAAAGACCATAGTGATGGTAACTCACGACATGGATCTTGCACAATACGCTGCAAGACATATCGTTCTAAAGGACGGGATGGTAGTCCGCGATGAAATAAATGATAATTCTTCGAAAAACGAAGATCAAAATAATAATATTCCAAAAAAGGAGTCTTTGGTATGA